The sequence GTGAATTTAGAGAGCGACGAGTGCGGAGAGCCTAATTGCTGAACAGAATAGCACAGTACTTGTGAGATACAAGCCCAGTAGTCACAGTTGATGATGTGGACAGGACGTTCTTCCCAGACACTTCTACGGCGTCACATATCTTCCCTGTTCGACAACAGCACAAGAAATGTCAGCTAACAGAGCAGCGGGGGAGCAAAACGAGCAGGTAACAAAGGACGTTACGGGTTCAGTCAGGACTACATGGCTGAAACTATTTTTTAGCTTCATGGGACACGAAGATCAGGTGGAATCAGCAACTCTTTCCTGAATTCGGAGTTACTATTATTATCCTATCATGAAGCATGGTGACAAGGAGAATACAGAGCACTCATGTAAAATAGCCAACTCCCATCTGAAGCGTATGATGATGTTGACTGCAACATCACTAGCATGTGGCCGTATTGCAAAACTAATACACACTTGCAGTGAGTTCATTGGCACAAGACTTTAGCGCCTGCTCAATTCACTAATATGAACAAGCAGAAGCTAACTCGCCATTTGTATTAGAGAAGGAAATGGTTGAAAAACAAGGACAACAAGATCACTAATATGAATCACGAAATTAGGTTATCCTTACAATTAGTGCACTTCATACCGGTGAGACTTTTATCCATAAAAACACACTGTGTCCTAGAGAAGATCACTAAAGAGCACACAAAGCATCCATTTGTCCATTATTGAGAAGAAAATAgtaaataaatttatatttcCATATAAGACACAAGCTTTCTAAGTAAAATAGGCAATATTTGGTTCAGAACAATGATAGTTTGTTAACTTATGCTAGGTTAGGCAGGTGTCTGTCTTTGCATCAGTGTAAAATTGTCATGGAACTAGTGATAACTGCCATGGAACTAGGGACGCAGGCTTTGCTTTCTAGGTCGACCCAGATCTCATTTAATTGAACAAATCCAGATTTCCAAAATGTCTCAGAAGGCCAGAACTACCCATTGATATCACCACTTACATCTCTACGCAGACCATTCAGTAGTGCCACAAAGACACATGATCTTACTACAAATGTTAAACACAAATTGGCTGTAGACATTCCATTGTGAATGTTCAAGGCCAGTTTTTTTCCTTAATCTTAAACAAATGTTAACACAGATACCATTGATATAGTAAACACATACCAAATCCTTCAAGCGAAGCAAGAACAATTTCTCCAGGCAACAGGTTGAAAAATTTCTTGCCAGCTTTTGAGTTGGCCAATGAGCTTGTGAAATAGCCAGTGACCTTGACAACTCCGGACAAAATTCCAGTTGCCACTTTCTCAGATATTTGGGTCACCTTCTTAGCCCTGCGAGCAATTGTAAGCATAAATATTTTAAGGAACAGAGAAACATAAATATTTGTGTTTGTCTGAAATCATAGAGCTCAGGGAGATAATTCTCACATAATATGCCCAAATTATCAGTGTCCAATTTTTTATAACAAAATACAGTACAATCAGCTAACAAAAGAAGTTTATACCGTGCACAAACACGTATCATGCTAACCTCTGAATAATGTTTCAACACTACACTAGTCTGCCAAGCCTTAACAAGTTCAAACAACACTTCAATGAACAGCGCAATTTTAACATCAAAATCGTATTGATGGCCAGCAGTTTAATCCATTGGCAAAATCCATTCCAAACTACATATTGGTACGCCAATTTCAACATAGTTACTAGTATAATGCATCATGAATATTATACAACTATGTCTGAAGGACGTCTGagtatgaaaaaaaaaaaactggcatTACCGTTTGATCCGCCTGAGCATCTCGGGGCTGACCTCGGCGTTGGCGTCGCCGGGCTGCATCCTCTTCTTGAGGACCTCATTTCCCCAATGAAGCCTGTCCACCGTGACCTCCCCGCACCAGAGTATCCCCTTGGCCAGGTGCTCGGCGCCCGTGGCGATAGCCCTCGCCACCTTACCGCCGTACTCCTCCACATTGGGCGCCACCGCCGTCCAGTAGGCGGCGGCCTCGACCTCGTCGCGCACCCTGTTCTCCAACTCCTTGGTCCCAACCACGGAATGGACGGAGAACCTGGTGTAGGTCGCGAGGAGGCCGTCGAGGCGCGGGTCGGGGTGGGTGAGCGTGAGGCCGTAGTGGAGCGGGTCGGGATTCGGGTCgttggcggcgggcggcacggtgagggagaaggagtagtggcaGGGGTCGAGCTTGACCGCGGCGACGTCCCGCGCGAGCGGCCACTGGACCGGGTCGAGCAGCGCGATGGCGGCGAGGCTGGTGTCGCCGGAGCGGATGCGGAGGAGCGAGAGgtccccggcggcgagcgggtggCTGCGGCTGCGATCGATGAGGTGGAGCTGTGCGCCGGGGATCCGGAGGAGGAGGTCCTCCGACGGCGGGGGCCCACAGGCGTCCTCagcggcggtcggcgacgaGACGGGCCCTATCTCGACGGGCGCGAGGTCGGCCATGGCGAGCGTCGGgtacagcggcggcgcggagggggcGGGCCAAGGGTTGCTAttgctgctgttgttgttggagtAGGAGGGGGAGCGGAAGCCGTGCGGTGACGCCATGGGATCGCGCCGGCGGGACGGATTTATAGCTCGccgtcggaggaggaggaagagccgtggggagcgcggcgacggcgagtcgGCGGCGACGTGGCGCTTGTATTGGGGCGCCCGGCCGCGTACGTGgcgacggggaggaggagggggagggggggaaGCGGTGGGGTCCACGCGGTTgaggaggtgggccccatttCGCGGTTGGTGTTTTTTTTCGTTGCAATATTAATaatttggagtattaaataaaatttatttataaaatttttgcccagatgagttgtaaatcgcgaggcgaatctaataatgctaattaattcatgattaatttataattagcggatgatactacagcatcactgttgcaaattatagattaaatagcctc comes from Panicum virgatum strain AP13 chromosome 4K, P.virgatum_v5, whole genome shotgun sequence and encodes:
- the LOC120704501 gene encoding protein EARLY-RESPONSIVE TO DEHYDRATION 7, chloroplastic-like; its protein translation is MASPHGFRSPSYSNNNSSNSNPWPAPSAPPLYPTLAMADLAPVEIGPVSSPTAAEDACGPPPSEDLLLRIPGAQLHLIDRSRSHPLAAGDLSLLRIRSGDTSLAAIALLDPVQWPLARDVAAVKLDPCHYSFSLTVPPAANDPNPDPLHYGLTLTHPDPRLDGLLATYTRFSVHSVVGTKELENRVRDEVEAAAYWTAVAPNVEEYGGKVARAIATGAEHLAKGILWCGEVTVDRLHWGNEVLKKRMQPGDANAEVSPEMLRRIKRAKKVTQISEKVATGILSGVVKVTGYFTSSLANSKAGKKFFNLLPGEIVLASLEGFGKICDAVEVSGKNVLSTSSTVTTGLVSHKYGDKAAAATNEGLDAAGHAIGTAWAVFKIRQALNPKSVLKPTTLAKSTIKANVAELRAKHSK